A genomic region of Prionailurus bengalensis isolate Pbe53 chromosome D1, Fcat_Pben_1.1_paternal_pri, whole genome shotgun sequence contains the following coding sequences:
- the LOC122484327 gene encoding olfactory receptor 5D13-like — protein sequence MLLLEGNHSTGAAFTLLGFSEYPDLQIPLFLLFLTVYTVTVVGNLGMIMIIRVSPQLHTPMYFFLSHLSFVDFCYSTTVTPKLLENLVVEDRTISFIGCIVQFLLACIFAVSETFMLAVMAYDRFVAVCNPLLYKAVMSQKLCASLVAGPYTWGVVSSLTLTYFLLTLSFCGSNIINNFVCEHSVIVSVSCSDTYISRVLCFAIAMFNEVSSLVIILTTYIFIFVTVIKMPSAGGRQKAFSTCASHLTAITIFHGTVLFLYCVPNSKNSWLIIKVGSLFYTVVIPMLNPLIYSLRNKDVKESVRKLINHSMQFCQRGGFSKEI from the coding sequence ATGTTGCTCCTGGAAGGAAACCACAGTACCGGAGCCGCATTCACCCTCTTGGGCTTCTCAGAATATCCGGATCTGCAGATTCCCTTGTTCCTGCTATTCCTGACCGTCTACACCGTCACTGTGGTGGGGAACCTGGGCATGATCATGATCATCAGGGTCAGTCCCCaactccacacccccatgtactttttcctgaGCCACTTGTCCTTTGTCGACTTCTGTTACTCCACTACAGTTACCCCCAAACTGTTGGAGAACTTGGTTGTGGAAGACAGAACCATCTCTTTCATAGGCTGCATAGTGCAATTCCTCTTGGCTTGTATATTTGCAGTGTCAGAAACGTTCATGTTGGcagtgatggcctatgaccgctttGTGGCAGTTTGTAACCCTCTACTCTACAAAGCTGTCATGTCCCAAAAGCTGTGTGCATCGTTAGTGGCGGGGCCCTACACGTGGGGTGTAGTCTCTTCCCTGACACTCACCTATTTTCTCCTGACATTGTCCTTCTGTGGCTCTAACATCATAAATAATTTTGTCTGCGAGCACTCTGTCATTGTCTCTGTGTCCTGCTCTGACACCTACATCAGCCGGGTGCTTTGTTTTGCCATCGCCATGTTCAATGAGGTGAGCAGCCTGGTAATCATCCTCactacttacatttttatttttgtcactgtCATAAAAATGCCTTCTGCTGGTGGGCGCCAAAAAGCCTTCTCCACTTGTGCCTCCCACCTGACTGCCATCACCATCTTCCATGGGACCGTCCTGTTCCTTTACTGTGTACCCAACTCCAAAAACTCATGGCTCATAATCAAAGTAGGTTCTTTATTTTATACCGTGGTGATCCCCATGCTGAACCCTCTAATCTATAGCCTCAGAAACAAAGATGTGAAGGAGAGTGTCAGGAAATTAATTAATCACTCAATGCAATTTTGTCAAAGGGGTGGATTTTCAAAAGAGATTTGA